The sequence AGACAGAAATTGAACTACCACAGATATTAAATAGCTCCGAACAGAAAATCTTTCAAATTTCCAATCAAATAACTTGCTCAAATACCGAACACAACAGCACAATAGCCTTTGCTGCTTACAAAGAAATAGAAAATGTCAATCCTATTTATTCCACAGGATTTGAGCAATTGGATAAGTTGATAGTGGGATTTGAACCTGGTACTTTAACTTTGGTTGCAGGCAGACCATCAATGGGTAAAAGCGCTATCTCTTTAAATCTCGCATTAAGGATGATATTAGATCATTCTCTCCCAGTGATAGTTTTTTCATTGGAAATGACTAAAGAGCAGTTGGAATATCGTTTGTGGAGTTTAATCAGCATTGCTTCCGATTATAAAAATTGTGACCTTGTTCCGATACCGAGCGACCGCATCCGCAGACACCGAGCTTTGAGTGAAACCTTGGCTGATTGGGAATTAAGCAATATAAATAAAATTGTCAATATTGCATCAACTTTACCGCTCTACATTAGTGACAGTAGGGGGATTAAAGTTTCAGATATTGCTCACGAATGTCGTCAAATCAAGACCAAGAAAGGAAAAATAGGGTTAGTTGTAATTGATTACCTACAGATGATGGCTGAAGATTCTAGTGCCAATCGCAGTTATGAATTGGGAGGAGTAGTAAGGGAAATTTATAAAATGGCAGGCGATTTAGATGTTCCCATATTGGCACTTTCCCAAATTAATCGGGCTGTCGAAAGTAGACCAGTTAAACGTCCAACAATGAGTGACCTCAGCCAATCGGGGATTTTAGAGATGGTTGCCGATAACATTATCCTCGCATATAGGGACGAGTACTATAACCCGAATACTTCAGACCAAAAAATTTTAGAACTGATTGTGGCTAAAGCAAGACATGGAGAAACTGGAACAGCCACTGTTCTATTTGACAAATCTTATGGAGCTATTGCGTCTTTAATGGAATGAAATTTACGACAACAATCTTCACTTAAAAAAAATAGAACTCGTGAGCGGGATAATTATGAGTATAAATTCAGCTTCAATAATTTGTGACGAACAACAGAATCTACAAGCAAAGACTGTTGAAGAAAACGAAGAAAGAGTTACACCATCAATATCACCCTCATTCAACGTAGAACTTCAAATTGACTCTGAATTTAAAAATCTGATTCCTCCACTTTCTGTTGAAGAGAAAACACAATTGGAAGTAAATTTAAAAGAATTTGGCTGTATTGACCCTTTGGTAGTGTGGAAAGGAAAGTCTATTATCTTAGATGGTCATAACCGCTATGAAATTTGTACTAAAAATCAAATTTCATACAAAATTGTAGAAATTGACATGCCATCTAGAGATGATGCTATTTGCTGGATTGTTAATAATCAATTAGGACGACGCAATACTACACCAGAAGTTGCTAGTTACCTCAGAGGCAAGCGCTATCTGCATTTGAAGGGTAATCGTGAGAATAATTTAAAACAGAATTCCCCGAAGTGCAAGTTTTGCACTTCGGAAGAAGAATTAGAAGATGCTATCTCGATGGACAAAGCTAAATCTTTAGCTGCTGAATATAAAGTTAGTCCCAGAACAATCAAGAACGATGCGAAATTAAGCCAAGCACTAGACACTTTAGCTGATGCTTTGGGAGAAAAAGTTAAGCACTCAATTTTATCTCGTAGCCCAAAGATGACGAAAGAAGATATTTTATCCCTAGCTCAGGTAGCCCATACTCAAGGAAGTACTTTTGCTCAACAGATATTTGAGAATAAACGAGGAAACACAAGTATTGTTCAACAAATTAAGGATAAGCAGCGCGTTCCTAACCCCAGAATTGTAGGTGAAATCTGCCAAATTATTTCTAAGGGCGACCCAGATTTAAAGCAATATTCTCGATGTTGGTGCATAATTAATGCGGTGAACCTTCACAGTTGTGCTATTAAAACATGGAAAATGGACTTCCCCACAGTTAAACCTGAAAACTTAGAACCAACATATACTGTATCTGAAGAAATCGCTGCTCAAAATTGTCAACGCATTCAGCGATTAGCAGATATAGTTTGTAAGGACGGAGAAACTACCCATATAGCCGTACTTGAAGCGCTTTCAAGAATGCATGACCCCGCTAGTCTTACATCTAAACAGGAACGAATACTGTCTTTTTTGGAAACTGAATACGATTTATAAAATTGCGCCTGTAACTATTTGAAATTACAGAAAATATTGACTATTTTACTTTTAGCCCAAGCATGATAAGCTAAGGGCTATTTTTAATAAAAAAAATTATTAATGTTTCGCAGTTTAAGTAAACATTAATAGTTGTAATGAACAGCATAGTAAATATAATTTGTAATATTTAAGTAGAGTACTTAGATTGTTAGTAGCGATTTTAAAATTAAATCTATGTATTTTTACATTAATATTGAAATTACAATTAATATTTTGATACTTAAAATTTCAATAACAGCGTATTAATACACAATAAAATATTATATAAATGTAATATTTATAGTCATATTAAATAATATTCAATCGTAGAAAAATATGATTTTTATTTACCTCGATTGGATGATTAATTTTGAAGTTGAAACAAGTTATCAAAGAGAGAGAAAACGATTGGATTTGAATGTTAATGTCTTTAAGAACATCCCGTGATTCGATATCCCCAAGACTCTACGCCCCCTTTTATTCAATATCTAATTTTTCTTTATGGATTACTGCACTTGCAATCACAGTATTCAATGCAATTGTCAATCCAAATCTAGCAAGCTTTACAACAGTTATCTTGGGTATTTTTGCAACAGTTGCAATAGCTTGGAGACATAAATTTAATAGTCTGTTTACTTTTTTAGAAAAGCTTTCTGGGTACTATCGATTATCCACACCTATATTTATAATGTGTGGTACTTTTTTTCTGCTAAACGCACTATCAACACCAGCACAAGCACAGTTTTTTCAAAACGCAGAAACCTGGATGACTGGACAATTTACAGGTGCGGGAGAAGCTATTCCATTAGTATTTAACGTGTTGCGAGGTTTGTTTTTAATTTACTTAGGAATCTCTTTAGTAAAGGTAATTCAGGCCTCCAGGCAGGACGAAGATTGGCAAAATTTAGCCCGTACACCAATGATTATTTTAATTGCGGTGACAGTGGGCGATATTTTGGCGAATTTGATTATTGGTGGTGGAGGTGGTGCAGCACCAGGAGGATAAATTTAATTCGTAATTCGTAATATCACCCTCCGGGTGACGCAAGCTACGTAATTCGTAATTAACCAGCACAATTAAAAAATATGGAATCAGAAAAATCAAAGTATCGTAAGGTTAATGCGACTTTAGGTAAACAACCATCAATAGGACCTTTCCCCGCTGACCAGTTAGTTCCTTGGGCTATTATTTGTGGAAGTTCCTATTACCTTGTTCACGGTTTATTGCGATTGAATTGGGTTTGGACAATTTCAATTGCAGCTTGGGGAATTTCTACTTGGTGGGTAATGACAGCTAATGGTGCTTGGAGAATTTTATCGAAATTTGTTTCAACTCCTAACTGGACTAGGGTTGGTACACGCTATGAGCAGCTTGTAAACACAAAAACTGAAAAAGTTGATTCAAAGAGAACACATAAAAAATGAGCGTTCAATCAAAGATTGGTAAAAAATTAGTTGATAATGGTGCGGACAAAATTCGTTTAACACCATTAGAAGATGCTTTATCCTTAGTATCAATGCTACAGATAAATCTTCAAGGACGCTCTGTTGGTGCCTATGTTCTGAGGAAGGGTACTAACAATTTTATGATTCACTTCAGTTTCGAGTGCGCGGGTATTCATTCAACATTAAGGACAGAGCAAATCTCACCAGTATTCAACGCTATCGAATCAGGGTTGAAAGATTTACCACCAGGGGAACGTCTAACAATTCATTTAAGTTCTTTTACCGACGATAAATATAGACAGCAACAATTACAAAACCTAAGTCAAAACGCTCCCAGTCTAGAATTACAATACCTCTTAATGGGCGAACGCTCTCGCGTCCAACAATTAACACAAAAGGGCATCCGTAAACCCAAAACCCTGCGTTTGTATTGCACCTACACAATCGAACAAGATACCAATGGTGCAACCGATGCAATAGAAAAAGGACTTTCCAAATTAGAACGTTTATGGAAATCATTCACCGGCGAAATTAACGAGTTACAATTTGTTCGTATTGAGCGATTACTGTATTCTTCTTTTACCGATGGTTTCCAACTTTGGGAACAGTTGCTTTCTAATAAAATGGGTTTGAATATTCGTACCTTGGGTGCAGAAGAACTTTGGAAAATTCTATGGCAGCGCTTTAACGACACTCCACCACGACCAATTCCCCAACTTTTAGTTCTTGACGAAGACGGATTACATGAAGAAATTTATTCAGATATTGCCCCCAAATCTCTTCTGATGGAATCCGATTCTTCTGTCCCCATAGCAGATAAACGTTGGGTACATCTAAAAGATAAGTATATAGGAGCGCTTACCTTTGTAGAAAAACCCGGTGGCTGGACTGATAAAGAAAGGCAAATGCAGTATCTATGGGAGGTGTTATCAAAAGAAAGAATTTACGATACAGAAATCTATTGTCAATTGATGCGTGCGAATGAAACACTTGTAAAAACCAATATGCAGCGTCTGACAAAACAATCGAATACAAGTGCTGCTATCGCTCAACAGAAAAATTCGGTAGACGTAAAATCTTTACTCAACATCAAAAAATCAATCGACGCGCAGTCAGAACTATATGAAGGAGCAGTTCCTATTCATACTGCGGTAGTATTTTTGGTTTACCGGGATACCCGCGAACAACTAGATGAAGCTTGTCGTTACTTACAATCAAGCTTTCTTCGTCCTGCATGGGTGGTGAGAGAAACTGAATATCCCTGGCGGATTTGGCTACAAACTTTGCCTATCACCTGGGAACGGTTGATGACAGTTCCCTTTAATCGAAGACTGGTTTACTTGAGTGGGGAAGTACCGGGACTTTTACCTTTAGTCAGAACAAGGAAAGGTGATGGTGATGGTTTTGAATTAATTGCTTCTGCTGGGGGAACACCAGTATTTCTGAATCTATACACTCAACATAAAAACTTGGGATTATTTGCGACTACTCGTGCCGGAAAGAGCGTACTGGCATCGGGTATTATCACTCAAGCTTTAGCTCATGGAATGCCCGTAGTAGCAATGGACTATCCGAAACCTGATGGAACGAGTACCTTTACTGACTACACCAAATTTATGGGTGACGACGGTGCTTACTTCGACATAGGTAAAGAATCCAGTAATTTATTTGAATTACCCAACTTACGTTCCCTTCCACCCAAGTTACAGCAAGAGAGGTTTTCCGATTACAAAGATTTCCTTGCAACTGCTTTACTAACAATGATTGTGGGTAGTCGTCGGGGTTCTAGTAGTGCAGAGTCGCAAACATTAACCGATACGGTGCGTTCTATCCTAGCGTTAGCATTGAAAGCTTTTTTTGAAGATGATTTGATACGTGATAGATATGCTGCTGCATACGTTAATGGCTTTGGCTCTCCTGAATGGTCTACAATGCCTACCCTACATGACTTTTTAAGTTATTGCTCTCATGAGCGGCTGCGATTAGATTCGATGAGTGGTGACACCAAAGCTGCATTAGAGACGATTTTACTACGTTTGCGGTTTTGGCTTTCATCAAGAGTCGGACAATCCTTAGCTCAACCTTCTACCTTTCGTAGCGATGCGCGATTGCTAATTTTTGCATTGCGTAATTTATCAAACGATGACGATGCTGCAATTTTAAGCTTGAGTGCTTACAGCGCTGCATTACGGCGAGCATTATCAGAAAAAGCAAGCGTATTTTTCATTGATGAAAGTCCCATCTTGTTTGAATATGACTCAATTGCGGCACTGGTTGGAAGACTATGTGCCAACGGAGCAAAAGCAGGAATAAGAGTAATATTATCAGCCCAAGACCCGGAAAGTATTGCTCAATCTCCATCGGGAGCTAAGATATTTCAGAATTTAACTACTCGTTTAATTGGACGTATTCAACCCAATGCTGTTGATAGTTTCACTTCAATTTTGAAGTATCCGCAATCGATAATTGCTTGTAATGCAACAGAAAGTTTTTTTCCTAAGAAGGAAGGATTTTATTCTCAATGGTTATTAGATGATAACGGCATTTTTACAGGCACTCGTTATTATCCACCATTTAATTTACTAGCAATAGTAGCTAATAATCCCATAGAGCAGGAGTACAGAACTGCTGCGATGTCGAAATATCCAGATAAATTTGTAGCTGTCACAGAATTTTCCAAACAATTGTTAACAGCCCTATAAATCTACAAAGGTTAATTATGAAAAAAAGAAAACTAGTATTTTTTGGATTAGGAGGAGCAATTGTTATTTCTATTTTAGGAGTAAGTCATGCTCAAGCTTCATCGATACCATTTATTTTCAATACTATTAACCAACTAAAACAGGAGTTGCAATCAATAGACAACTATGTTGAGTCCGTACTCGAAAGTAAACTTGAACCTTTAGCTTCATCTTTAGGAAAAGATATAGAAGTTGCTATTAATGAAACACTTGGTGTATTGGGTTTACCGGACGCTATAGAAGCTCGCACAGAAGTTGAAAAAATAGCTGCAAGCTCAGATAATGCCATTAATACAGTTGAGCAAGTGACAAATGAAGTTGACCGCCAGATTACTCGTGCTGTTGTAGATAGTACTTTAAGTAAAAATGGTCAAAATTTGACCAGCGAAGAAGTTAAAAAAACCCAAAATTCTATTGAACGAGTTCAAGTTTACTCAGCCGCAGCGCAAGACGAGGTAGTAACACAAAATGTGATGAAGCGAATCGCTCAACAGAATACATCAACCGCAGCGATTTTAGGAGCAATGCGTGCGGATGGCTTGAAATCAAAACAATCTCAAGATTTAGCTAATCTTAATTTGACCAATATTTCAAGGTCTTTAGATGGTCAAAATCAAATGCGTAATAAGGAGATAGTTGGTCAAGGTTTTAGCAATCTAAGAACTGCTGCACAAGCAAAGCTGTTTTAAGAACGTTGTTATAGTATGTCATTCTTACTATTACGGTGGGGACTAATTCTCGTCCAAGTCAATAATCCAAATTCCGGTCAAGCAGCTTCCACAATTACAGAAGATGGAATTGCAGCGAGTGAAGCTGTTGCTCAGTCGATGGACAAGCTTTGGAATGATGTACTTGGTGGAGGATTATATAGTGCGATCGCCAATCTCGGAGTTTTCTTTGCTGTCGGAACTTTGTTGATTTTTATGGTGCAGTGGACGAGAGAAATGGTAGATGGTGACAACAGCAAAGCTTTCTCAGAAATAATCTGGCCAATAGTAGTAATAGTTTTACTTACTAATAACGCCAAACTTTTATCCGAAGCAACTCTTGGACTTAGAGCTATCATCAATCAAACAAATCAAACATTACTCTCGACTACATCTGCTTCCATTCAGTTGCAAGAAGCCTATCAAAGAGTCATGCTCAAAAATGGTAAATCAGAAGCAATAAGAACATTAATTACTCAATGTAACGCCATCGCTGACCCGACTCAACAAACGGAATGCTTGGAAAATGCCCAGAAACAAGCGCAACAAATCGAATCTCAAATTGATAATAACGATTCCAATTTTCTTGAAGGTATCAATGATTTTTTCAACACTAATATTTTTCAATTAACAGTAAGAGGATTGTTATTAGCTTTTAGTATTGCCTTCCAATGGATTATAGAAGTTTCTATGTTACTGACAGCATTACTAGGACCTCTTGCTGTCGGAGGCTCATTATTACCTGTAGGAAATAAAGCTTTTTTCGCTTGGTTAACGGGCTTCTTCTCGGTAGGAATGGTAAAACTTAGTTTCAATATCATTTCTGGTTTAGTTGCGACGTTAGTTATGAATGCCGATAATAATGACCCGATGATTTTTGCATTTGCAATTGGTATTCTTGCTCCGATTTTATCTGTTGTATTAGCTGTAGGTGGAGGTATGGCAGTTTTAAGGAGTTTTTCAAGTATTGCGAGTTTGGGATTATCTTCTATTGTGACTGGGTTTGTCAAAAAATAGAGCAGTAATAGGTCAGTTTATGGCAATTAATAAAAACTTAAATTCTCAAACAGAAGACAGACGTTTAAAATTTTTAAATCGCACTACAACTCGTTTTTCTAGAAGTGATACTTTAGCATTATTCACTGTCGGTACTTTCTTATTACATCTTCTAGCTTTTGTAATCCTATTTTTGTTGTACGGTTCCTATTCTCAATTAAGTAGAAAAGCACCTCCAAGTTTAGTTCAATTAGAAAGTGGGAAATCAATTAAAGTTGCTCAATTAGGAAGCTTAGAACGCACTCCCCAAGTAGTATTACGCTTTGTTTCCGACACAATGAGCTTAATGATGAATTGGTCGGGGAATTTACCCGCTACGACAGTCGAAGATGCAGTGGAACCAAAACTCGACAGTGGTGTAGATATTAGTTCAATCAGTAATAGTAGAGGTAAAGTAACTCATGGAGCATGGCAAGCATCCTACGCTTTATCGTCAGATTTCCGGAAAGAGTTTTTAGAATTATTAGCCGATATAACACCTTCAAGAGTGTTTAAAGGAAAAACCCAAGTAGTTTTTGTTCCACAATATTTTCAACAACCAGTAAAAATAGCTGAAGGTAAATGGAAAGTAAGAATGATTGCTAACCTTACCATGTTTGAACAAAGTAATAAGTTAGGAGAAGTAATTCCTTTCAATAAAGAAATATTTGTCCAAGCGGTAGAAGCTCCTTCATCTCCATCGAAAAATGATGGACTTGCAGCAGTAGTTTATCAAGTACGTTCTAGCGGTTTAGAAATTTATGCAATACGAGATTTACCACAGGAGAATCTATGATGAATGATAATCTAAATTCGAGTGAAAATGTTGTCAAAGAAAACAATCAACAAGAAAGTCAAGAATCTTCAACTAATTGGGATGAAGAAAGTTTAGCTAAATTGCTTGGTTATGATGATTCTGAGAATAAAGATAATACTGTCTCTAAAACTGAGATAGAAACTATTGATGAAGAGGAGCCGACAAGCAATAACGAACAAGAGGAAAGCGATACAGATGTTAATGATTCAAATAATAATGTAGTTGATACGAAAGAATTATTTGATGACCCGCATAATGGTAAAACTCAGCCAACTTTTGCCACTAATCCCTTTGCTAAGTTTGGTGCAGTAGGCTTTATATTACTAGTTGTGTTTGGTACGGGAGCCACTTTCCTCAATACTATTATTTCTGGTAAACCAAGAACTGCACCCCTGATTTCAGATAAAAAAGCTGAAAAACCGAAAGTTCTTTTTGAAGAAAATACTAAACCAATAGAAAACGAAAACGGGAAATTAAAAGCCGAATTAGCATTGTCAACTCAAAGAGAGAAAATTAAATCTGTCTCCTCAGAATCAGAAAATACTAAAACACCTATTCCGAAAACGGATTCTCAAGCTCCACAAAAATTAAACGAAGCGAACATTAATACGAATAGGAAAAGCACAGCTTCAGTTGAAAGACCACCAGTTGTAAGTCGAACACCAGTTTATAGAACGATTCCTCGTCGAACAGTGCAAAATAATTATCCTGCTCGCTCGTACAACAGTAATAATAAAGCGTTACCTACTGCTCCTCCCAAAGCTACAATCAAACCAAACCCACCACTAATAACTTCTCCCGTAAGAAGAATACCACCACCACCTCCACCAGCTATACTTGAAAAAGCATCCGAAATTGACCCGACACAGCAATGGTTAGCTGTTAATCAATTAGGAAGCTATGGTACTGCACAAATTACATCTGTTACTGAAGATAAGAACGAACAGATAAGTCAAAAGGAAGTTAAGCCTACAGTTGATGAAAAGCCAGTTTTACCTACGACAATACCATCGGCTACACCTCTAATGGTTAATCAAACTTACGAAAATACCACTTACCCCAAACCACTTCATAGAGAAGAAGCTAAAATTCTAAATGCAGAGTGTTTCTATAATGAATCTTGTTCTCTTCCAGAACAAATTGTAAAACAATTAAAAATAGGTACTACTGTAGCTGGAAGATTAACTACACCTTTGATGTGGGATAAAAGCTTAACTGAAGATGCTACCCATAAACAACAAAATTTTAATAAACCAGAAAACTTTATTATTCAAACTACCGAACCACTTAAAGATAAAAATGGCTTTATTACTATTCCTAAAAACACTCAAATTGTTACGAATATTAAAAACATTCAAGAGTCAGGGTTAGTACAACTTCAAGCGCAACAAATTATTATTAATGGTAAGCAATACATTCTTCCCAAACAAGCAATTAGTATTCGTGGAAATAAGGGCAATCCTTTAATAGCATCAAAACGAGGTTCAAAAGGTAAAGATATTGCCGCACGGGATGCAGAAA comes from Rivularia sp. PCC 7116 and encodes:
- the dnaB gene encoding replicative DNA helicase, with protein sequence MIHQMPPANIEVEEAVLGGILLDPQAIVRVRSNLIPEAFYIKGHSDIYSAALQLDNQGKPTDLLTIISWLNDHDLLKNIGGRNKLATLVDRTVSAVNIDFLADLIMEKYRRRQLIRAGNEIVQLGYQTEIELPQILNSSEQKIFQISNQITCSNTEHNSTIAFAAYKEIENVNPIYSTGFEQLDKLIVGFEPGTLTLVAGRPSMGKSAISLNLALRMILDHSLPVIVFSLEMTKEQLEYRLWSLISIASDYKNCDLVPIPSDRIRRHRALSETLADWELSNINKIVNIASTLPLYISDSRGIKVSDIAHECRQIKTKKGKIGLVVIDYLQMMAEDSSANRSYELGGVVREIYKMAGDLDVPILALSQINRAVESRPVKRPTMSDLSQSGILEMVADNIILAYRDEYYNPNTSDQKILELIVAKARHGETGTATVLFDKSYGAIASLME
- a CDS encoding TrbI/VirB10 family protein, with the protein product MMNDNLNSSENVVKENNQQESQESSTNWDEESLAKLLGYDDSENKDNTVSKTEIETIDEEEPTSNNEQEESDTDVNDSNNNVVDTKELFDDPHNGKTQPTFATNPFAKFGAVGFILLVVFGTGATFLNTIISGKPRTAPLISDKKAEKPKVLFEENTKPIENENGKLKAELALSTQREKIKSVSSESENTKTPIPKTDSQAPQKLNEANINTNRKSTASVERPPVVSRTPVYRTIPRRTVQNNYPARSYNSNNKALPTAPPKATIKPNPPLITSPVRRIPPPPPPAILEKASEIDPTQQWLAVNQLGSYGTAQITSVTEDKNEQISQKEVKPTVDEKPVLPTTIPSATPLMVNQTYENTTYPKPLHREEAKILNAECFYNESCSLPEQIVKQLKIGTTVAGRLTTPLMWDKSLTEDATHKQQNFNKPENFIIQTTEPLKDKNGFITIPKNTQIVTNIKNIQESGLVQLQAQQIIINGKQYILPKQAISIRGNKGNPLIASKRGSKGKDIAARDAETFVVGSLAKVGKVLNQPKEEQFSTSSGFGGNSSFSSRRRSNSNILGAVLEGGFEPLTEQIVERNKRKNSEIKKQQKVWYVPANTQVQIFVNQSFQFSE